The following DNA comes from Falsibacillus albus.
TGCACCGTGATCGCCAAGGAGTCGAATGCTTGTACCATTGCTGGAAGTCTGCGGAATGCCTTTGCCGTAACCACCTATATTAAACATCATTATCCGGACAAAGTTGTCAGTGTCATTGCATGTGGTGAACTGTGGCCAAGTGGTGCGCTGCGGCCGAGTATTGAGGATTTGATTGGAGCGGGAGCCATTCTTAGCCAATTTGACCAATCAAACCTTTCTCCGGAAGCGAAGGTTGCTGTGAGTGCCTTCAAATTTGCTGAACATGATATGAGAGCGGTTTTGATGGATTGTTCATCTGGCCGTGAACTGATAGAAAAAGGTTTTCCTGACGATGTTTCGATGGCAAGTGAACTGAATGCAAGCCAAACCGTTCCTGTATTTTGTGATGGGGCATATAAGCGATTTATTTAAGGATCACTTGTCATGTTTATTGGGCAAGATCTGTCGTGGAATGTCGAATAATCGATAAATCGGGATTTTCGCAGATATAATTAATATTTCGCAGATATATTTATAATTTCGAAGATAAATGTAGTGATTTCGCAGATATCCTTCAATAGTCTGCAGCTGATGAATGAGAAATGGCGGACATTCCATTAAAAGAATCGCTATCTATCGAACATCACTATTGTTTTCTCAAAATTAAGCTCTATCTCTTGTCATCGAAAGAAGAAAGAGCTTCTTTTTGCTTTCTAATAGGAAGTATATACGATTCAATGATCGCCCAGATACCAACAATCATCAGGATATAGGGCGTAATTTTACTGAATTCCCCTCTGAAAAAGAAGTATCGAAATGCCGTATAAAAGCTCAAAAGAAATAAAAATGGTGTCAGTGTCTTCCAAATAATCGTTAAAACTCTTTCTAGCTTCTTATTCATAACCCTACTCCTCTTTTTTACCTTCGCCACATAATCGAGTGACATCTTCGTGGTCTGCCACAGAAAGTTTTTTATCCCTAGAGTTTATCTATCCTTACTCAAATGAAAGCAGTCAATATTAATAAAATACCATAAATAGTAAATGGGTTAACACATTTAAACAAAACAAAATCAATCGTCCTGGTTATCGCACAAGTATTTTCTTCGCATTCTTCTCATAAATCTTTATTGATGCCTTTTACATTCAAGGGGGGATCATTTGTGATGATGACGCTCAGTTTATGCATGATTGTGCGGAATGAGGAAAAGGTGTTGGGGAGATGCCTCGATTCGATAAAAGGTTTGGTGGATGAAATCAATATCATTGACACTGGCTCAACGGATGGAACGAAGGAAGTGGCTTCGAAATATACGGATCGGGTTTTTGATTTTAAGTGGATCGATGATTTTGCGGCTGCGCGGAATTATTCGTTCAGTAAAGCGACGAAGGATTTTATCATGTGGCTCGATGCGGATGATGTGATGGTGGAAGGGGATTATGATAAGTTTGCGGCCTTGAAGGTGTTTTTGCGGGACGATGTGGATGCGGTGTCGATGCCGTATATTTTGGCTCAGAATGAAAAAGGAATTGTCACACAAAGTGTCAGAAGGAACAGGATTGTGAAAAGGAGCAATGGATTTCCTTGGATTGGTGCTGTCCATGAATATTTAGAGGTAGGGGGCAATATCATCTCCAGTGATATTCATGTGGTTCATCAGAGCCAGAAAACTGGCGTCAGTACCCGCAATTTGGACATTTATGAAAAGATGCTTGCTGATGGAAGGGAGTTTACGCCGCGCGATTTGTACTATTATGCGAATGAATGTGTCGATCACAAGCTACATGAACGGGCCATTGAGTACTATCAAAAGTTTCTTGATACCGGGGAGGGATGGGTGGAGGATTGTATCAGTTCTTGTGCCAAAATGGCGGACTGCTACTTGGCGCTGGACGACCAGGATGGTGCGGTCGATCAGATTTTGAAGTCTTTTAAATATGATATTCCACGGGCAGACCAATGCTGCAGGCTTGGATTTATCCACTTATCAAGAGAAGAGTATGAAAAGGCTGTATTTTGGTATGAGGTCGCTGTGAATCTGGATTATGAAGCGGCAAAAGCAAAAGGGGGCTTCCTGAATCATAATTGTTATACGTGGCTGCCTCATTTGCAGCTGTGTGTCTGCTACTACCGCCTTGGGCAGATCGAAAAGGCGATACATCATAATCAAATCGCCAAAGCGTTCGACCCCACGAATCGGATGGTTTTATATAATGAGGAATATTTTCAGTCGTTGACAGAACGGGAGGAGTAATATGCCTACGAGCTTTTACCAGGCCATACCGGAAATCATTGAACATGTCCGCATGGATGGACCGGCATCGATCTTGGATGTGGGAGTGGGATTTGGTAAATACGGTGTGCTTCTGAGGGAAGTATTTGATATTCCATTTGAGCGGTATGAGAAGAAAAGCTGGCAGCTGAAAATCGATGGCATAGAGGGATTCGAAGGGTACAAGAACCCGCTTCATGAGCACGTGTATGATCAAGTCATCTATGGCGATGTCGAATCCGTCATTGATCAAATGGGGAGCTATGACACCATTCTGATGATCGATGTGCTGGAGCACTTTGAGAAACCGAAGGGACTGGAAATCATTCGCAAACTGCTCGCTCATGCCAATAAATCGGTAATCATTTCAACTCCGTTATATCCCGACCCTCAGGGAGATTATTTGGGAAACTCACTTGAAACGCACAAAAGCAGGTGGAATCTAATCGATCTCCTGTCTTTCGATTTTACGTTTAAGCAAGTGAACATAGATGAAAATGGAGCGCTTCTATTTAAAATCTTTCCGCATGAAAAAAAGGAGGAACCTCCCTCGCAGCCTCTGGTGAAAAAACTGAAGATTGCTTACGTCCTTCCCCATCTGAATTTGACCGGCGGATTGAAAATGCTGCTTCACCAAATGGAACATTTAAGAAGGAGAGGACATGAAATTTATGCCGTCTATAAGGGAGATCCTGGAACAAGGGCCGTCCCGAACTGGCATCCAATCGAAGTGGATGGAGAAATCATCGTTCCACGCCATGACGGTTATAAAAATTACATTGAACACTGTGACATCATCGTTGCCGGCTGGTATCAGCAACTTCCTGAATTGATGGAAATGGCTGATAAAACCCTTTACTGGGAGCAGGGGCATAACTGGCTGTTTGGCGATTATCCAAACCTCTATGAAGCCCAGTGGATCAGGCAGGAAATGAACACTCTCTATCAATCTACGATCACGATGGCAAGTGTCTCCTCAACTGTTTCCGGTATTTTAAAAGCACGTTTTCAGAAGGACGCAGAAATTATCCCGAACGGGGTGGACACCGATTTTTATTTCCCTTTAACGGAGGAACGAAGGGAAGAGGTATTGACCATCCTCCTTGTGGGGAATCCATTTTTAAAGTTTAAAGGATTCGATGTGGCTCTAAAGGCGCTTCGCCATGTCAGGAATTTAGGGCATCACTTCAAAGTGAAGTGGGTATGCCAGCACAATCCCGAGATCGGGCATGTTCCATTTTCGATCGAGTATGTGGTTCATCCAAGCCAAGAAGAACTGAGGAACCACTTCCAAACGGCGCACATTTTCCTGTTCACTTCCATGTATGAAGGCTTTGGCATGCCGCCGTTGGAAGCCATGTCATGCGGCATTCCTGTCATTACGACAAGATGCGGCGGGATCAATGAATATGCAGACGGCGATAACTGTCTGCAAGTCGAACCAGGCGACCATTTGGGAGCGGCCCAGGCGATCATTTCCTTATTAGAAGACAAGGGAAAACGAGATGAGTTGAGGAGAAAAGGAAGGAATACAGCGTTAAAATTCAGTCTTCATGAGGTCATCGGAAAATTAGAGCATTTTATGTACAAGATGAATCATCGAATTGATGAAACAGGGACTTATTAAGGGTCCCTGTTTCATTTTGCACCTATATACTGGTATTGAGGTAAACGGCATAGATGGCGCTTGTGGTAATATTAGGGGTCGAATATAGACAAATTGCATCGTTTCGGGCAACGGGATTGCCAGCCATATTAGCGGTCCAAGTGACTGTTGCCGTGGTCAAAGCATATGGAGCATTGTTGGATACATATACCGGCTGTGCCCCGACATCCGTCGGCCTGATGGAAAAAATAATCGTTCCGGTAATGGACGCTGTCACAGTCAGTGTAATGGTCGATATGATATTTCCTGCGGCAGGGGAAGCTGCATTGTTTGGAACATTCTTGCAGACTTGAAAGAGATAGCTCCCAGCCATTAAGTTATTAATATTGATGGAGCATGAAAATCCTACTAGGCTTCCAGCCGTACCAGTAACGACATATGGGAGGACGTTGGATACAGCACCGGGAGAACCCGCAATCCGTTGAAAGCCTGAGTTCGTTCCTCCAAATAGAATGGTTTTTGTAGTGGTGTTCGGTGTTGATCCAGTGGCACCCGTAGCGCCGGTAGCGCCCGTAGCACCAGTAGCACCAGTGCTGCCAGTGGACCCGGTCGCCCCCGTAGCCCCGGTAGATCCGGTGGCTCCAGTCGCTCCGGTAGCTCCAGTGGCACCCGTGGTTCCAGTGTTTCCG
Coding sequences within:
- a CDS encoding 2-phosphosulfolactate phosphatase, with product MTDAVFNQSPHKVRFEWGAEGVRCLAPLSDVVVLIDVLSFTTCVDIACSREALVFPYRYKDKSAELFAKSNGALLAKKRGQTPSLSPGSLVELDQEARIVLPSPNGSTCTVIAKESNACTIAGSLRNAFAVTTYIKHHYPDKVVSVIACGELWPSGALRPSIEDLIGAGAILSQFDQSNLSPEAKVAVSAFKFAEHDMRAVLMDCSSGRELIEKGFPDDVSMASELNASQTVPVFCDGAYKRFI
- a CDS encoding glycosyltransferase — encoded protein: MMTLSLCMIVRNEEKVLGRCLDSIKGLVDEINIIDTGSTDGTKEVASKYTDRVFDFKWIDDFAAARNYSFSKATKDFIMWLDADDVMVEGDYDKFAALKVFLRDDVDAVSMPYILAQNEKGIVTQSVRRNRIVKRSNGFPWIGAVHEYLEVGGNIISSDIHVVHQSQKTGVSTRNLDIYEKMLADGREFTPRDLYYYANECVDHKLHERAIEYYQKFLDTGEGWVEDCISSCAKMADCYLALDDQDGAVDQILKSFKYDIPRADQCCRLGFIHLSREEYEKAVFWYEVAVNLDYEAAKAKGGFLNHNCYTWLPHLQLCVCYYRLGQIEKAIHHNQIAKAFDPTNRMVLYNEEYFQSLTEREE
- a CDS encoding glycosyltransferase — translated: MPTSFYQAIPEIIEHVRMDGPASILDVGVGFGKYGVLLREVFDIPFERYEKKSWQLKIDGIEGFEGYKNPLHEHVYDQVIYGDVESVIDQMGSYDTILMIDVLEHFEKPKGLEIIRKLLAHANKSVIISTPLYPDPQGDYLGNSLETHKSRWNLIDLLSFDFTFKQVNIDENGALLFKIFPHEKKEEPPSQPLVKKLKIAYVLPHLNLTGGLKMLLHQMEHLRRRGHEIYAVYKGDPGTRAVPNWHPIEVDGEIIVPRHDGYKNYIEHCDIIVAGWYQQLPELMEMADKTLYWEQGHNWLFGDYPNLYEAQWIRQEMNTLYQSTITMASVSSTVSGILKARFQKDAEIIPNGVDTDFYFPLTEERREEVLTILLVGNPFLKFKGFDVALKALRHVRNLGHHFKVKWVCQHNPEIGHVPFSIEYVVHPSQEELRNHFQTAHIFLFTSMYEGFGMPPLEAMSCGIPVITTRCGGINEYADGDNCLQVEPGDHLGAAQAIISLLEDKGKRDELRRKGRNTALKFSLHEVIGKLEHFMYKMNHRIDETGTY